A region of Micromonospora chokoriensis DNA encodes the following proteins:
- a CDS encoding glycoside hydrolase family 3 N-terminal domain-containing protein produces the protein MGLDPGLRRLALGTLLAAYPGPVPPDWAVDLLADGLAGHTLFGTNVHDPAQLAASTAALRAGRPDVLIAIDEEGGDVTRLAHATGSPYPGNAALGAIGDVALTRRVYQAIGAELAALGITVNLAPTVDVNTADDNPVIGTRSFGADPVRVAAHSAAAVTGLQAAGVAACAKHFPGHGATVTDSHHELPTVDAPLALLRQRDLPPFAAVVAAGARAVMTAHIRVPALTGDDPATFSRAVLVDLLRAEFGFTGVVITDALEMKGAAVAAGGVGPAAVRALAAGADLLCIGATVDATLVELVAAEIVDALTDGRLATARVEEAAGRTADLAAWTRAAVGSPTTDDTDLGYAAARRAVRVDGVLTGLDQPLVVHLHTESTIAEGRVPWGLGPHLDGAQELRVIATDADPSRLRGLAGDRPIVLVGRHLHRLPGGPELINGLAAQHAVTVVEMGWPAQWRPTGVRAFVTTYGASHANGRAAAEVLGLTR, from the coding sequence GTGGGGTTGGATCCAGGACTGCGCCGGCTGGCGCTGGGCACGTTGCTGGCCGCGTACCCGGGACCCGTACCGCCGGACTGGGCGGTCGACCTGCTGGCCGACGGGCTGGCCGGGCACACCCTGTTCGGCACCAACGTGCACGACCCCGCACAACTGGCGGCGAGCACCGCCGCGCTGCGCGCGGGACGGCCGGACGTGCTGATCGCCATCGACGAGGAGGGTGGCGACGTGACCCGGCTGGCACACGCCACCGGCAGCCCGTACCCCGGCAACGCCGCCCTCGGCGCGATCGGTGACGTGGCGCTCACCCGCCGGGTCTACCAGGCGATCGGCGCCGAACTGGCCGCGCTCGGCATCACCGTCAACCTCGCCCCGACGGTGGACGTCAACACCGCCGACGACAACCCGGTGATCGGCACCCGGTCCTTCGGCGCGGATCCGGTGCGGGTCGCCGCCCACTCCGCGGCCGCCGTGACCGGCCTGCAGGCCGCCGGCGTGGCCGCCTGCGCCAAACACTTCCCCGGGCACGGCGCCACCGTCACCGACTCCCACCACGAGCTGCCCACCGTGGACGCCCCACTGGCCCTGCTGCGCCAGCGGGACCTCCCGCCGTTCGCCGCGGTCGTCGCCGCCGGGGCACGGGCCGTGATGACGGCGCACATCCGGGTTCCGGCGCTGACCGGAGACGACCCGGCCACCTTCAGCCGGGCCGTCCTGGTCGACCTGCTCCGCGCCGAGTTCGGCTTCACCGGCGTCGTCATCACCGACGCCCTGGAGATGAAGGGCGCAGCGGTGGCCGCCGGCGGGGTGGGTCCGGCCGCCGTCCGGGCCCTGGCTGCCGGTGCCGACCTGCTCTGCATCGGCGCCACTGTCGACGCCACACTGGTCGAGCTGGTGGCCGCCGAGATCGTCGACGCGCTCACCGACGGCCGCCTGGCGACCGCCCGGGTCGAGGAGGCCGCCGGTCGCACCGCCGACCTCGCCGCCTGGACCCGGGCCGCCGTCGGGTCGCCGACCACCGACGACACCGACCTGGGGTACGCGGCAGCCCGCCGCGCCGTCCGCGTCGACGGCGTGCTCACCGGCTTGGACCAGCCGCTCGTGGTGCACCTGCACACCGAGTCGACGATTGCGGAGGGGCGGGTGCCGTGGGGCCTCGGCCCACACCTCGACGGGGCGCAGGAGCTCCGGGTGATCGCCACCGACGCCGACCCGTCGCGCCTGCGCGGGCTGGCCGGTGACCGACCCATCGTGCTGGTCGGGCGGCACCTGCACCGGCTGCCCGGCGGTCCGGAGCTGATCAACGGACTGGCCGCCCAGCATGCCGTGACGGTGGTGGAGATGGGCTGGCCGGCCCAGTGGCGGCCAACCGGCGTACGCGCCTTCGTCACCACCTACGGCGCGAGCCACGCCAACGGGCGAGCGGCGGCAGAGGTGCTCGGTCTGACCCGAT
- a CDS encoding ROK family transcriptional regulator gives MSATRLPGTPRLLRALNDRAALELLLERGPLTRARLGELTGLSKVTASQLVERLEERGLVTRVGEQAGGRGPNAQLYAVRPSSAHVVGVDVGPDRVVAACADITGAVIGRVEQSTRDTDDPVGVVHNAVVQAASSAQAQLSSVRRIVLGTPGLVDPGTGDITFAFNLPRWHSGLLAALREDLHTPVVFENDVNLAAVAEAQSGAAQGLSDFVLVWVGAGVGLAIMLGGRLHHGSSGAAGEIGYLPVPGAPIPRDVSRRAKPAFQQLVGADSVRAVAGEHGYPDSDAAEAVRAAVAAGADGGPMLDELARRLAIGVASTCVVLDPPLVVLAGEVGQAGGAALADRVQQEVAAITLVRPRVVPTGLTEEPILHGALRTALDAVRDEVFGSTVG, from the coding sequence ATGAGTGCGACCCGGCTACCCGGCACCCCCCGCCTGTTGCGGGCGCTCAACGACCGTGCCGCGCTGGAACTGCTCCTCGAACGCGGCCCGCTGACCAGGGCCCGGCTCGGCGAGCTGACCGGGCTGTCGAAGGTCACCGCCTCGCAGCTCGTCGAGCGGCTGGAGGAGCGCGGCCTCGTCACGCGGGTGGGTGAGCAGGCCGGCGGGCGCGGGCCGAACGCCCAGCTCTACGCGGTTCGTCCGAGCAGCGCGCACGTGGTCGGGGTCGACGTCGGGCCGGACCGGGTGGTGGCCGCCTGTGCCGACATCACCGGTGCGGTCATCGGCCGGGTGGAGCAGTCGACCCGGGACACCGACGATCCGGTGGGCGTGGTGCACAACGCCGTGGTGCAGGCTGCGAGCAGTGCCCAGGCGCAGCTGAGCAGCGTACGGCGGATCGTGCTCGGCACTCCGGGTCTGGTCGACCCGGGCACTGGCGACATCACGTTCGCCTTCAACCTGCCGCGCTGGCACAGCGGCCTGCTCGCCGCGTTGCGTGAGGACCTGCACACCCCGGTCGTCTTCGAGAACGACGTCAACCTGGCCGCGGTGGCCGAGGCGCAGTCCGGCGCGGCGCAGGGGCTCTCGGACTTCGTGCTGGTGTGGGTGGGTGCGGGTGTCGGCCTGGCGATCATGCTGGGCGGGCGGCTGCACCACGGCAGCAGCGGCGCGGCCGGCGAGATCGGCTACCTGCCGGTGCCCGGCGCGCCCATCCCGCGCGACGTCTCCCGGCGCGCCAAGCCGGCCTTCCAGCAGCTCGTCGGCGCGGACTCGGTGCGGGCGGTGGCCGGTGAGCACGGCTACCCGGACAGCGACGCCGCCGAGGCGGTCCGCGCTGCCGTCGCGGCCGGCGCCGACGGCGGCCCGATGCTCGACGAGTTGGCCCGCCGGCTCGCGATCGGCGTGGCCAGCACCTGCGTGGTGCTCGACCCGCCGCTCGTGGTGCTCGCCGGCGAGGTGGGTCAGGCCGGTGGCGCGGCGCTCGCCGATCGGGTGCAGCAGGAGGTCGCGGCGATCACCCTGGTCCGGCCCCGGGTGGTGCCGACCGGGCTGACCGAGGAGCCGATCCTGCACGGCGCGCTGCGCACCGCGCTGGACGCCGTGCGCGACGAGGTGTTCGGCTCCACCGTCGGCTGA